The window NNNNNNNNNNNNNNNNNNNNNNNNNNNNNNNNNNNNNNNNNNNNNNNNNNNNNNNNNNNNNNNNNNNNNNNNNNNNNNNNNNNNNNNNNNNNNNNNNNNNNNNNNNNNNNNNNNNNNNNNNNNNNNNNNNNNNNNNNNNNNNNNNNNNNNNNNNNNNNNNNNNNNNNNNNNNNNNNNNNNNNNNNNNNNNNNNNNNNNNNNNNNNNNNNNNNNNNNNNNNNNNNNNNNNNNNNNNNNNNNNNNNNNNNNNNNNNNNNNNNNNNNNNNNNNNNNNNNNNNNNNNNNNNNNNNNNNNNNNNNNNNNNNNNNNNNNNNNNNNNNNNNNNNNNNNNNNNNNNNNNNNNNNNNNNNNNNNNNNNNNNNNNNNNNNNNNNNNNNNNNNNNNNNNNNNNNNNNNNNNNNNNNNNNNNNNNNNNNNNNNNNNNNNNNNNNNNNNNNNNNNNNNNNNNNNNNNNNNNNNNNNNNNNNNNNNNNNNNNNNNNNNNNNNNNNNNNNNNNNNNNNNNNNNNNNNNNNNNNNNNNNNNNNNNNNNNNNNNNNNNNNNNNNNNNNNNNNNNNNNNNNNNNNNNNNNNNNNNNNNNNNNNNNNNNNNNNNNNNNNNNNNNNNNNNNNNNNNNNNNNNNNNNNNNNNNNNNNNNNNNNNNNNNNNNNNNNNNNNNNNNNNNNNNNNNNNNNNNNNNNNNNNNNNNNNNNNNNNNNNNNNNNNNNNNNNNNNNNNNNNNNNNNNNNNNNNNNNNNNNNNNNNNNNNNNNNNNNNNNNNNNNNNNNNNNNNNNNNNNNNNNNNNNNNNNNNNNNNNNNNNNNNNNNNNNNNNNNNNNNNNNNNNNNNNNNNNNNNNNNNNNNNNNNNNNNNNNNNNNNNNNNNNNNNNNNNNNNNNNNNNNNNNNNNNNNNNNNNNNNNNNNNNNNNNNNNNNNNNNNNNNNNNNNNNNNNNNNNNNNNNNNNNNNNNNNNNNNNNNNNNNNNNNNNNNNNNNNNNNNNNNNNNNNNNNNNNNNNNNNNNNNNNNNNNNNNNNNNNNNNNNNNNNNNNNNNNNNNNNNNNNNNNNNNNNNNNNNNNNNNNNNNNNNNNNNNNNNNNNNNNNNNNNNNNNNNNNNNNNNNNNNNNNNNNNNNNNNNNNNNNNNNNNNNNNNNNNNNNNNNNNNNNNNNNNNNNNNNNNNNNNNNNNNNNNNNNNNNNNNNNNNNNNNNNNNNNNNNNNNNNNNNNNNNNNNNNNNNNNNNNNNNNNNNNNNNNNNNNNNNNNNNNNNNNNNNNNNNNNNNNNNNNNNNNNNNNNNNNNNNNNNNNNNNNNNNNNNNNNNNNNNNNNNNNNNNNNNNNNNNNNNNNNNNNNNNNNNNNNNNNNNNNNNNNNNNNNNNNNNNNNNNNNNNNNNNNNNNNNNNNNNNNNNNNNNNNNNNNNNNNNNNNNNNNNNNNNNNNNNNNNNNNNNNNNNNNNNNNNNNNNNNNNNNNNNNNNNNNNNNNNNNNNNNNNNNNNNNNNNNNNNNNNNNNNNNNNNNNNNNNNNNNNNNNNNNNNNNNNNNNNNNNNNNNNNNNNNNNNNNNNNNNNNNNNNNNNNNNNNNNNNNNNNNNNNNNNNNNNNNNNNNNNNNNNNNNNNNNNNNNNNNNNNNNNNNNNNNNNNNNNNNNNNNNNNNNNNNNNNNNNNNNNNNNNNNNNNNNNNNNNNNNNNNNNNNNNNNNNNNNNNNNNNNNNNNNNNNNNNNNNNNNNNNNNNNNNNNNNNNNNNNNNNNNNNNNNNNNNNNNNNNNNNNNNNNNNNNNNNNNNNNNNNNNNNNNNNNNNNNNNNNNNNNNNNNNNNNNNNNNNNNNNNNNNNNNNNNNNNNNNNNNNNNNNNNNNNNNNNNNNNNNNNNNNNNNNNNNNNNNNNNNNNNNNNNNNNNNNNNNNNNNNNNNNNNNNNNNNNNNNNNNNNNNNNNNNNNNNNNNNNNNNNNNNNNNNNNNNNNNNNNNNNNNNNNNNNNNNNNNNNNNNNNNNNNNNNNNNNNNNNNNNNNNNNNNNNNNNNNNNNNNNNNNNNNNNNNNNNNNNNNNNNNNNNNNNNNNNNNNNNNNNNNNNNNNNNNNNNNNNNNNNNNNNNNNNNNNNNNNNNNNNNNNNNNNNNNNNNNNNNNNNNNNNNNNNNNNNNNNNNNNNNNNNNNNNNNNNNNNNNNNNNNNNNNNNNNNNNNNNNNNNNNNNNNNNNNNNNNNNNNNNNNNNNNNNNNNNNNNNNNNNNNNNNNNNNNNNNNNNNNNNNNNNNNNNNNNNNNNNNNNNNNNNNNNNNNNNNNNNNNNNNNNNNNNNNNNNNNNNNNNNNNNNNNNNNNNNNNNNNNNNNNNNNNNNNNNNNNNNNNNNNNNNNNNNNNNNNNNNNNNNNNNNNNNNNNNNNNNNNNNNNNNNNNNNNNNNNNNNNNNNNNNNNNNNNNNNNNNNNNNNNNNNNNNNNNNNNNNNNNNNNNNNNNNNNNNNNNNNNNNNNNNNNNNNNNNNNNNNNNNNNNNNNNNNNNNNNNNNNNNNNNNNNNNNNNNNNNNNNNNNNNNNNNNNNNNNNNNNNNNNNNNNNNNNNNNNNNNNNNNNNNNNNNNNNNNNNNNNNNNNNNNNNNNNNNNNNNNNNNNNNNNNNNNNNNNNNNNNNNNNNNNNNNNNNNNNNNNNNNNNNNNNNNNNNNNNNNNNNNNNNNNNNNNNNNNNNNNNNNNNNNNNNNNNNNNNNNNNNNNNNNNNNNNNNNNNNNNNNNNNNNNNNNNNNNNNNNNNNNNNNNNNNNNNNNNNNNNNNNNNNNNNNNNNNNNNNNNNNNNNNNNNNNNNNNNNNNNNNNNNNNNNNNNNNNNNNNNNNNNNNNNNNNNNNNNNNNNNNNNNNNNNNNNNNNNNNNNNNNNNNNNNNNNNNNNNNNNNNNNATATATTCTTTAAGTTCTTTTTGAAATGAACTACAAAGTCAAGTacaacaaacaaattaaaacggagggagtaataatctTCGAAACCTCTTAAAGGAAATAAACAGTAGTTACTTTTTCATATCAAATGGAGTGTATAAGTTTTGACTAAAAGTACTATGTAAATTCTACAATAGATTCACCCTAACAACAAAActcaaaaatgtaaaaaaaatcgtCAGCTAAAACAAGAATGCCAAACAAAATTGACTTTGCTCTGTAATGTTGCCATGGAGTTCATTGAACGGGCGTATCATTGGCAGGCCACAGCAAAAAAAGTCGTATGGAGATCAGGGTCGCGTTGATTGCACTGTAAGCTACCGAAAAAAGTAATTACTGTTTCTCTTTCTTTGCCAAGGATTCTCCTTTATATTCACTGCCTGCTGAAACAACATAACCTGCTCCAACCTGCGTCCAACGTGCAAAAATTGAAGCAGACTGAAtacatgaaagaaaaagaaacagaCAGTCTATCCAAATGCAAACATCAATGACTAATTTCCTGGCTCGAACGAGTGACTTATAGGTCACAGGGACAACTTTAAAGTTGCTCCAAGGCTCCATCATTAGTAGCAACAATAATAAtactaacaataataatattcttAGTGTTATTGTTACAGAAAAAGGAACCAGGTGAAAAGAGGATAAGCGGGATACCTGACAATCTCTTAGGACAACACGTTCTTGGAGCTGTACATTACTGCAAATAATAGAACCTTGGATCGAACAACCATCTCCGATTGTAACATGGTCCATTATGACTGAGTTGACAACCTGCAAAGACGGGCCAGAAGGAAGCACTTGACTTAATAGCCAGCTAGGCGACATATGTGGCAACTGGATTTTCTGAGGTTGTGTGATTGTCGTGTGACTGGAATGTAAGTACTAACTTTTTCCCTTTTCATGAAAGGTGAAGAATGAAACATACCTTCACATTCGAGCCGATCCGACAATGTCGGCCGATGACGGACTTTTTCACACTGCATTTGTCACCCATTTGTGAACCTTCTCCTAGCATACAATGCGGTCCAACCTAAAGCAGATTAATACCTCAATCATGAAAACCAATATTCAACAGTATGTACAATTTGAAACAGTGACTTTATAGCACCGACTTAAGTGCAAGTTAACCATATATAAAATTTCATACATTACCCATGAAAAGAACCAAGATCCAAGAAGACAAACTAAAACCAAAAGGAAAGGACATGATGCTATATGAACTACTTTACTTGGCACCAAGcaaaaagataaataaacaataatgaCGCAATAGGCAACAACAAAATATTCTGCATAAGTAACCGTAAGAAAAATTGCAACTCACTGTAGTTTTTGAACCAAGCTCGGCTGTCGGATGAATGATGTTGTTCTGAGGAGAGAAAGAATAACCTGACAGATGACTTGCATCGCCTATGACCTAAATCATAGAGAAAGGAAACTAGCTCATAAGCAAACATGCAAACACATCTGCTGTAGATATAAGCAAAATTACAAGGATTAATAGTAAATCTCACGACTCACATCTCGATTTATGTCACTGAAGGCTTGAATAGAGTTTAAGCGTACACAGTAATTGCTCTTGCTGGCAATATATACACAGCACTTGTGAGTTTTTCTTGGAGACCGAGCAGAACCATCAGGACCCAAAGCATGTAGTTCATGAAAACTTTGCGTAGACGCATTGGTCAGCAGTTGTGACAGCATAACTTTACTATCAGAAACATCCTTAGAATTCCCATTTTCTTCTGCTAGCATTCCATTTTGTGATAATTCAGATCTCTAATACAATTAACATCATCAGCTCGTGGAGAACCTTAGATGGAAGGTAAACTAAACAAAGTTAACATGTGGCAGGAAAATCATGCATTGTAGGAGACTTACTAGCTGGCTCCTCACAAGATAAGGCAACACATCACGCCTCAAGCTCAGAAAAGTTTCTTTCTTATTCAGAACCTCTTGCAAAACGGTTCTACAGGAGAAAACATGGAAATGACaaccattttcaaacaaatttCAAAGAACATTCAAGCATAAAGGATAAACACTACTCCttccgtttcattttacttggcCCCTATACCAAAAATAGATGTTTCATTTTACTCGTCAAATTTAGCAAATCAACAGAATTCTATTACTTTTTTCTCATACAGCCCTTAATATTATATAACTACATAAAGTAGTAGTAGCAGtcaaatttagagtttcaaaGCATCATTAATAAGATTAGTTTAGTAAAATATACCTCTAATTAAATCTTTCTTAAGAGGTGTCATGTCAACAGGGACTAAGTAAtatgaaatggagagagtattaaATAAAAACCACTTGAAATCAAAAAGAAACACTTTGA of the Capsicum annuum cultivar UCD-10X-F1 chromosome 11, UCD10Xv1.1, whole genome shotgun sequence genome contains:
- the LOC107848199 gene encoding translation initiation factor eIF-2B subunit gamma; this translates as MDFQVVVLAGGFSKTLVPLVSKDVPKALLPVANRPVLSYVLEHFEENNIKDFIVVVEGESAALLVGGWISNAYVDRLHVEVAAVPEDVGTAGALRAIDHHLTAKDILVVSGDLISDIPPGAVAAAHRRLDAAVTAMLCSTPISGPSESGSSGGKDKAKKPARHNIIGLDPNKQFLLHVAAGAEVEKDIRVQKSILRAVGQMEIRADLMDAHVYAFKRTVLQEVLNKKETFLSLRRDVLPYLVRSQLRSELSQNGMLAEENGNSKDVSDSKVMLSQLLTNASTQSFHELHALGPDGSARSPRKTHKCCVYIASKSNYCVRLNSIQAFSDINRDVIGDASHLSGYSFSPQNNIIHPTAELGSKTTVGPHCMLGEGSQMGDKCSVKKSVIGRHCRIGSNVKVVNSVIMDHVTIGDGCSIQGSIICSNVQLQERVVLRDCQVGAGYVVSAGSEYKGESLAKKEKQ